A stretch of DNA from Nyctibius grandis isolate bNycGra1 chromosome 30, bNycGra1.pri, whole genome shotgun sequence:
GTGTCTGGAAGGGCAAGTGTCCAATCTCCAAAACATGACAGGCAAGCACCATGCTTCATTGAAATTAAAGCCAGTGTCCCCAACAGTCTAAGCATTTACTCCTGAACATCTGCTGGCACTCCTCCATTTCCCCTCCGTCCTCCTTGCTCCCCAGGGACTGCcgtgtgctgcagcagcccacCTAGCCCTCTCTTGCGTGTTTATCCCGTTCGGTGTCCTACGGTATCACAGAGAGAGTCAAGGGTCTCATCAAGGACCGTGTCTCGGCAGGGTGCTGATGTGAGCTCCGCtgatgagaaaagagaaatgatgGGGAATGTAATTGTGCAGGGATGTAACAACCCCATCTGGCCAGGAATTGAATTTTAATGAGGTTTTATGCTGTACTTATTCTGTGATGTCAGTGCTTGTCCACACTACAAGCTGCCTCTTACTGTCAGCAGGATGCCAGTAAAGGCCCCTGAAATGGAGAGCTGGCAATGATGCTAGTTGAGGCCGGGAAAACCATGTGCCATGCTGTCTCAGGAATTTGAGGCTCAGAATGGCTTCAGGCAGGTTTTCCTCACCATGGCTGAAATTACCCACGTCTGAGGCACCCAGCAGCGTACTGGTGGGAATGATTGGTGAGGTCAAGGAGACTCCAAAACCAGAAGATTAGAAAATGAATCCTAAAAGCGGATCTCAGGCCTGCTTATTTGAGCAAACGACTCTGCCAGGAGGGAAGTGCTCTTCCAAGCTGCTAAACTGAACTCAGATGTCAAAAGGCATATACAGCACCCAGACTGCCCATGGCCAAAACAGGGCGCGTTCATATGACCGTACAAGCTGACAGACTTGTGACAGTGACTTTTCTTAGCAGTGGAAGAGACACCTAAGTAAATGCAAATACTGATTGTGTACAGGTAGTGACATCCCCTAGAAAAGATCCTGCCACGGGACCCACCCCACTGACACAGCTTCACCGACCCTTCAGCGACAGATCCAATATTTTTCTAGGCTGCAAGCCCAAAGCGAACCACTGAATCAGAACGCTGGCAAACAGCCCGGGCCGCCCTCTGCACTGCTGGGAAGAACAGAACAGCCTGTGCTGAGATGAAAGGTATGGAAATTTGCCTCATCGATGCTGTAGGTATGTCACCCAGCCCAACTTtatgtcacagaatcccagactggttggggttggaagggatctctggagatcacccagcccaacccctgcccaagcagggtcacccagagcacgttgcacagggtcacgtccaggcaggtttgagtatctccagaaaaggagactccccccctccctgggcagcctgtgccagggctctggcaccctcacagtgaagaagtttttcctcatattcagatggaacttcccgtgtctcagcttgtgcccgttgccccttgtcctgtcgctgggcaccactgagaagagtctggccccatccccttgacaccccgcctgaggtatctgtgagcattgataagatcccccctcagtctgctcttctccagctgaacagccccagctccctcagcctctcctcgcagcagagatgctccagtcttgTATATACAGTCACGTATCTGTCCTGTTTAAGTCTTGTCTCTTTGGATGTTCCTCTTCTATTTCTCAGTATTAAATTAACCCTGTCTTGCATGACCAATAATTGCACACTCCTTCTCTAAATTGCATGTTCTTTCTCTCTACTGCCCCAGTAATAGGCTGAGGGCATCACAAGTTGTAGTTTCACTTGCGTTTTCTttagcaaatgtttttttttcttcaggttgAGTTATTTTTAACTTGGCTCAGTTCCCAAATAAGACTCACTGCCTGTCGTCACGACAAGTTGTACCAGCACATTTGTGAGAAACAGGGGAGTGCGTGCTACAGATGTGAAAGCAGGTCTCGGTGTCCAGAGGGAGGGCACTGCTGCCAAATGAAGGGCTTCTGGAGATGTAGCTTTGGCTTCTAATTTTTCACGTGCATTCACCAAGAGGTCTAAGAAATTGTCCTAACGCACACAAGAGCCAGGGAGGCCATTCACACACTGCTAGTCTGGGGAACACACGTGACTTCCTAAGGCTTGTCCTCATCCTGCCTTAGGTAGATAAAGCCATTAGGTGGTGGGGGCTGTTACTGCTCTCTGCCAGTCGAGGTCACCCCTTTACCCTCACCCAAAGGCAAAGGAGGAAACCACAGATGTAACAGCAAGGACAGCTCAAAGTGCCAAAAAAGGGTCCAGGACTGAAACAGGCACCAGTATCCCCTTGGTGATTCCAGAATAGCCAGGACTTGGGCCTGTTGTGAGTGCACCTCATCCCCTCAGCAAAAGAAGATGGCAAACACGAGCCACTGATTCCCCAGGAACCTCGTcctgccctcctgccacccAGCTGGTACTCCCACAGGTCAGTGGGAACTGTCAATGGTCTGCAGATGCCTGGTGGGAGGCACTTGGGACCCTGCAGTCTGGCCCCTAGGAGAGCTTCGGGCCTCACACACTGTAAGGTTgggggaggatttttttcctgtgtgctttGGTGCCATGATACAGGAACCAGCTCGACAGAAACTCGGTGATACCAGTTGCAAAGCTACGACTGTCTCGGGAGCTAAATGAAACATGGCTTGCAGAGACAAGGAACAGCATTCAGTAGTGAGGAACAGGAACAAAAATGGAGAAGCTTTTCAGGACACAATCCTTTGAccctgaaacagaaaattccCACTCCAGGATAAGTGGCACTGGGAAGACTTACTCTGGGTTTAATTTAGTTATGTCAAGAGAAAAAGATGGTTAATACCTGGAGAGCAGAAAGAGACACGCTAAGAGCAGAGGTGGCGAGTCCTGTGTGTCAGAGGTTTGTACAGCAAGGCTGGATGGAAACACCCAAAAGCCTTAACATCCACATCCCCGTGGTTAGGACTGAAAGGAAACAAGGTTTACTGAGGGTTGTGTTCATTAGATCTGCTGTTACCCTCTAGCTGAAAACAGTGGCTTCGTTTGTGGGATCAGTTTCTCTTAATGAggtttttatttccccaaaGCTTATTTACTTTTCCAGGTTACTGTGCTTCTCTGTAAACCAGGTCTCCCAAGGAAAGACAAGCCCTGAGCAATCACAGATAAAATCCTACCGCTTAAAAACGCTTCTCCAAcagagcaatgaaaaaaaaaaatagaaaaaaatctgcagcctTTGGAAACAAAGCCAGTATGAGAAtgttacagaagagaaaggtCAGCAAGCTCTGTGAAGGCATTGTCTAGGCAGGCAGCACCCCCTAACCCAGCCTGAACCGCCTGCTGATGGACGCTcaccctctgctgctgctgctgcagagccaccCCGCTCCCTTCTCCGCAGGGCTGACTCACTCTGCAGTGCACACTCACACGCATGCAATCTGCCACACTACAGAGGACCATTTACGTGCCAGCAGACGCCACCTCTTCTAGTCAGGCCCTTGACGAGTCTGTCATTTCACGCTCCGAGGCTGCCTGTGCCCCTCTTCCAAACCAAAGCCAATCCCTGCCAGACAGGACTGCGCTCTGATCTCACACGCTGCTGTCAGTAAATGCAGGAAAGGGACCAAAAGGtccttaattttcttaatgccCTGAATCACTTGAGAAATTTGCTGATGCAATAGCACCAGGGAAGGACTTGGAATGTGAGTTTTCAGCTGGGAGTCATCAGTGAGGATCTAGAGCATCGCTGTCAGAAAACACCTGGCCGAGGCAACACGCTCAGATTGTTAATTTTACTCCAGGTGTATTTGCAGATACTCAGTGCAAAGCAATCCTCCACCTGTGTGTGCTAACCCCAGCTCTGGGTTtatgctctgctctcctgcctcgCATGGGTATGTGTATTCACAAGAAAGGTTTGATGTTCCAAGGCATGAACCAAAACGCCGCGATGGGATTTTGCCTGCATTTGGTTACGTAAGTAAATCCATCGCCATCCTGAGCCCAGTAACTGCCTTCTGCAAGGTGTCACCAAGCTACAAGGGATCTTAAAGAGTTCATATAGACCAGTGCCATTACACTGCTTATTTCTCTTAGAGATGAGAGCTACCACGAGCATTTAGTTGCTCTCTTAAATGCAATTTGCTCACACTCTTGTAAATTGGCAAAACCCGAGGCTGGCAGCAGGTTCCCTTAAAGAATGTAAAACCAGATCTTAGACATATTTGCAGCCCCAGTTAGGACCTTCTGTCCTGCTACACAAGCAAAATACAATTCCTCTCACCAGAACAGCAAGATGCACGTGGCATGCTTTCCAGAGAGCCTGAAGTCGTGATTCACCCCCTGCCAGCTGCAAGCTCTATCAGACTCGACACAGAAGCACTGGGAAGGCACTCACTGCAATCAGTGCTGAGAGAGAATTATGCTTGACTTTCCGTGACTGTTTATGACCCCTGGGTAAAGTCTAATTCAGAAGTTCAAAATCCATACTAGCAGAATGCTTGGCTCACAGCTGAAGTCTCCTGAATGGTCCCCAGTTTGGAGACCAGCTACCCAGAAGATGCACAAGGTGCCACCAGGCCTTGGCTGGTGAATGCTTCTGCCAGGTTAGAAGCTCCAGCTGTAGCTCCAGTGAATTCCTCAGCTCTGACCATAGCTCTTCATGGTACTTACACCAGACTCGTTTGCTGCACAGGTATACACAAGGTACAGGGATGAAATACTGGACACCGCATCATCTCCCTTCCCAACCAGGCTTACAGAAGAGGTTCCCACAGATCACTCCAGATTCCTCAGCTTAGTTTGATCACAAAGGCCTTACTAGTACtaggtatcacagaatcattttggttggaaaggacctttaagatcatcaagtccgaccattaacccagcactgccaaggccaccactaacccatggccctcagcaccacatctacacggcttttaaatccccccagggatggggactccaccactgccctggacagcctgtgccagcgcttgacagcccttttggtgaagaaattgcccctgatctccaatctaaacctcccctggcacaacctgaggctgtttcctctcatcctatcattgTAATCCATGCAATATTAACATTCTGGCTTCAACAAGGAAAAGCTTGACCTGTTCTCCAAACTATACAACTAAGATTAAGGTTATGTCCTTCCCAAAGGCAATTTGGAACAAGCTCTACATTTGTAAGGGTCCATCATCTGTTTCTCCTATAAGCTTCAGCTTTGCAATGTTTCACAACTCCTCAGGACAAGCGAAGGGAGTACGTTGCTGCAGCATTCACTagctgcaaaagcagaactTCTCAGCTCAACTGCTCCCGATTTACAAGTTAAAAATATGAGCTCTTGAATGAACCCATTTTGTTGATGAGACTATTGTTGAGGTTCTTTAGAGGCAATTGCTGCCAACAGAGCAGCTTCCCAACCAGCCAAGTTTCTGCAGAACCATCACAAAGCCAAGCTGCCTAAAGGCtcttcagcagctcctgctccttgtCACCAGCTGAAGCCTGCTCAGGCCATGCACACAGCCTGTTCCATAGCATTACAGTGCCAAAGCAAAGATGTGCTGCTCCATCAGGGGATCACAGCACCATAACAGCCTTACATTCCTGCTCACTGTGAGTACTgcccacaggcagcagctggaaaCAGCATTGCTACCTGcccaggagaaaaagggaatggATGCTTCAGCAGTGATGGCAGCATCGCTTCTGCACGGTGCTGAGTCACTTCAAGAACCTGCCTCCCCCTAAAGCAACCCCTGCTCTTCCTAAAGGAGCAGCAAAAGCACGAAATCAGAGGCAGAGGACTCATTACAGCAATGTAGTGAGGAAGTTTTATTTGGAAACATGGTATAAGTTTGTAACCCAACACTGGGTGCACGACTCTGATGCCGGAGCATACGCGGTTACTACTGAAACACAGGAGTGTTTCGGACAATTGctgtaataaaacacaaaattctCATACTCCAATACCAGGACACTACAGCAATCTTTAGAATCAAAGTTACATCCAAGGAATTCTCTGCACTTACAATTGACCCCACAGTGTAATCTACCTATATATAAGATTAATATATATAGCATGGGAAATTGAAAATCCTTGCTCCATAGATGTATGAATATGTCAAGTCTTTTATAAATAAACAtccagtgaagagaaaaaattacatttctagTTCATATTTATACATAAAGTACTAACAGCAATGGGTGGAAAATTGCACACAGGCCACCCCAAGCCATGCAGCAGGCTTGGAGCAGCCCATCCAATTTAATATTGAAGTACACACAGGACAGACAAGTCACTAACATACATTGCGCATTTACAAGAGATCAACTACCAAATTGGAACAACTGTACACATTGGAGAGACCATTTTCATtctggagcttttttttttaacgtggAATTGTTACATCTCTTTACATCATACCGTGACATTTACTTTGTGGAGAGGATAAGGGCAACAATGAGGCCATAGAGACCCAAGACTTCAGCGAAGATCAAGATCAGGATCATGCCCACAAATAACCTGGGCTGCTGTGCTGTTCCCCGTACACCGGCATCACCCACAATGCCAATGGCAAAGCCAGCAGCCAGACCACTGAGGCCCACACTCAAGCCAGCACCCAGCTGAAGAAAGCTCCTGTAGGACAGAGATGAGAAGAGGTTCAGTGGCAAGCAACAGGACACCCAACCCTTCAACTTCAggctagcttttttttttttttgcactccCCAAAGGAAATAAGAATTAACATTTAAAGGGAACCTCTTCCCTGCAGAAGAGCCTCTATACTGAAGCTTCCTGAGACTCCTAGCTCTAGACTTAAAAAAATGGGCAGTTATGCAAGATGTTTAGCTGATATTCAGGTATGGCTCATACACCAAGCTAAGCTACTGGGCCTGCGAGTTCATGTGGCCACCCAGCTTGTCTGCAGCCCCTTCAGTCAGCTGCAGGCTCAGCATGCTGCCAGAGCTGCACCTACTCCAGCCATGTGGGCTAGCGCTCGCCATAATGCCTGCCTACAGTCCTGTGTAGCCTGTTAATAGCTGCTTTTGTCTCCCACCTTTAGCAACCTTGTTATACAGCCATAGCACATCCAGGTGATTATTATTAGGTCTCTTACACTGCAAGAGCTGCACAGGAATGGTCTGGTTTTCCAGGCAGGGGTACCTGAGGAGCAGTCCCTATCAGTATCTGGCCACCTGGTAACTGCAAAGGAGCACTCATACCTGCTGCTTCCTAGATTGGGGCTTATTAGGCCAACCACACTGCTCATCAGCTACAGCTTGTACACTGCCACAGGTATCTACACACTGTCAGACCTCAGCAGCATTGTTTTATTCTGAGAGGTCTCCATCAAGCCAGTTCCAGCTGTTCTCAAAAGCCAAGAGTAGATTAAGTTTCAGACTGTAGCTGGTGTAGAGGCCCAATGGGGATTGATTTACCAGCACATAAAGCAGCAAGCGATATTCATTATTCAATTTGCATCTCCCAGGCAACAGGAGAACTATTTAGACAGTCTGATTAGACAGTCTTGGAAAGACCTGTGTATTCCAGGTCTAGAATTTGGCACCATGGAACAAGCTCAGCCTCCCATCCCAGTACTGCCTGTACACGGTTTCTTTCAAGCCATAAACCACTGCACTATCTCTAGCAGTGCGATGTCTGATCCATTAGCTAATACAGCAAACTCATCAGGCAGCACCACTGCTGAGGCTGAGGCATCAGGCAGGACAGCTGAAATCCAGTCCATGCTGCTAAGCCCAGGTTAGGAGCATTTAGCATTGACAATCCTGCCTGGGGTCTTCAGCAAAACCCACCCATTCAGCAGCATCAACACAGCAACAGGACAAacttaaacaaaaccaagatgCAGCAACTTACTTGAATAGCGTGATAGAGGGTGAGAGGGCATTGGCAATGAGGACTGCCACTACGAGGCCATAGATAGCTATAATACCCGCCATGACAACAGGGATGATAGACTTCATGATGAGCTCAGGCCTCATGACAGACATGGCTGCAATACCCGTGCCACTCTTCGCTGTTCCATATGCAGCTCCCAaggctggaagagaaaaagatgcaTTAGACACATCCCCAAATACCATCTCCTTCACCAGGCTGCAGTATTAGAACAGTTGAGGCAGCACAAGGGAGAACAGTGCACAACTAACATGGTCACTTGACTGCTTGGTTTGTCAGACAGGAGTGTTCCCCTAAGGGATGAGGAAGTGCCCTATCCAGAGGCCTAGACCAAAGCTAGAGCAATAAAAAGATGCTGTTCAAACAGTACTGATAACAGAACACCCTCTCTAAGCTGGCTTCACAGCAGGGTATACTCCCTAGCAAGACATTCATTCCCTGTTTAGGAACCAAAACCCAAGGTCCAAATCTTAACTCATTACTTCAGAGTTTGTGCCCTCGCATAGCCCACGCTGAGAGGCGCTGCGAGGCTCTGCTCAGCTGAACTGCGGAGGAACCACCACAAAGCATGTCCTTCTACCACAGCAGGATGTGACCCGGCTCAAGGCCAGGTTTTACAGCCACTGAACTTCGAGCCACCTAGGCCGAGTTCTCAGATGCACCCAAGGTTTAACAAGTCACCTTTATGGGGCCTCTCCTTCCACAAAACCTATCTTTGGCCTGGGGTTAAACATGCCATTTCAACTTCAACAGACACATACAGAGATAGCAACAAACTCGCATGTTATTGCTGCACTTCATTCCTTGGAGAAAGGACACCCTCTTCATGTATCAATAACCTCACCTGTGAAGGATTCAAGTCCAAACACTTGTAATCCAACCACTGGAACCACAAAGTAGAGTAAGGCTTGTAGGTTATAGAGGACCACAACCACCTCACCCCTAAGGTTCACTGATCACCTGTGTAAACACTTGAGCATGCAGAGATCAACACAGGAATGCAAAGCTTGCTCTTCAAAGCAGAACATGGGCTTATCACCTCCAGCTGAGAAATGCTGGAAGAGTCCCAAAGtactacacaaaaaaaagtaacttctgCCTTGAAAACTTCATACTGGTCTCGAAAAAGCTTCCAAGAATACCTCATTCTTTGATTCTGAAGCACTTGGAAAGACCTCTTTCCTTCCAACCTGGCTCTGGAGTACTCTAGGAGCTCCTTAACTCTGGACTGCACTCACCATCACCCAAGAGATGATAGGCAGGTCAGCAGCCATGCAGGACTAAGTCCTTGAAGCAGCACTGCAAGGCATGTGGCAGGGTAGGCAGTCTCCTTTTCAGACACCACCAGGCTGATGCATTCAAGTGTGAGATGGTGCACCTTGCCCAAGAGTTGCTGGGCAGTATTCGAAGGGTTTAGGATACATGCTTTCCTGCTTCTCACTCAGCATTACATAAAGCCTATCTCTGAGCAGTCAAGAGCTGAGCAGTAATCCTCCTGGCTTGGCACTAAGAAACTTCAGAAGATTAACAAAGACAGCACCGCTCACTAA
This window harbors:
- the ATP6V0C gene encoding V-type proton ATPase 16 kDa proteolipid subunit c, whose product is MSSGASPEYASFFAVMGASAAMVFSALGAAYGTAKSGTGIAAMSVMRPELIMKSIIPVVMAGIIAIYGLVVAVLIANALSPSITLFKSFLQLGAGLSVGLSGLAAGFAIGIVGDAGVRGTAQQPRLFVGMILILIFAEVLGLYGLIVALILSTK